One segment of Podospora pseudopauciseta strain CBS 411.78 chromosome 5 map unlocalized CBS411.78m_5.2, whole genome shotgun sequence DNA contains the following:
- the GPI14 gene encoding GPI mannosyltransferase 1 (antiSMASH:Cluster_8; COG:G; CAZy:GT50; EggNog:ENOG503NU0H; BUSCO:EOG09261XAF) → MTKPSGTGQPEPPATSSSGASSLVTTFFDRPLPLYLSAAIFRLVFLLYGLWQDANSPVKYTDIDYLVFTDAARFVSQGQSPYERETYRYTPVLAWLLLPTAHVTGNRILDVAFFSFGKVLFAISDLVAGWLLEKVLAKSMDAPRARKFATIWLLNPMVATISTRGSSEGLLGVLVMALLWAVLERRVTLAGLLLGFSVHFKIYPFIYAPAIVWWMDNERMSPNKTKPTSLSSKPPFLTAKILNFITPPRLQLALISLTTFSTLNIAMYLIYGTPFLQETYLHHVTRLDHRHNFSPYNTQLYLSSSLPLSSSSSFRIEKLAFLPQLLLSTVFIPLVTAKKSLPTSMLAQTFAFVTFNKVCTSQYFLWYMVLLPLYLPQSSFVKNKKFGLAALVLWVVAQGAWLQQGFELEFLGNSTYLPGLWLASLAFFGVNCWILGVIIGDMR, encoded by the exons ATGACGAAGCCATCAGGCACGGGCCAACCAGagccaccagcaacatcatcctcagGTGCTTCTTCCTTGGTAACGACCTTTTTCGACCGCCCACTCCCCCTTTACCTATCCGCCGCAATATTTCGTCTGGTGTTTCTCCTTTATGGCCTTTGGCAGGACGCAAACTCCCCCGTCAAATACACCGACATCGACTATCTCGTCTTCACCGATGCCGCACGCTTCGTCTCCCAAGGGCAGAGCCCCTATGAGCGAGAGACCTACCGCTACACTCCAGTCCTGGCctggcttcttctcccaaCAGCCCATGTTACCGGAAACCGGATCCTAGACGTTGCATTCTTCAGCTTTGGCAAGGTTCTCTTTGCCATATCAGACTTGGTAGCAGGATGGCTTCTAGAAAAGGTGCTCGCCAAATCCATGGATGCCCCTCGAGCCCGCAAATTCGCCACCATCTGGCTTCTCAACCCAATGGTAGCCACCATCAGCACAAGAGGAAGCTCTGAAGGTCTTCTCGGAGTGCTAGTCATGGCACTACTATGGGCCGTGTTGGAAAGACGTGTCACCTTGGCCGGTCTATTGCTCGGCTTCAGCGTACATTTCAAAATCTACCCCTTTATCTACGCCCCCGCCATCGTCTGGTGGATGGACAACGAAAGAATGTCCCCCAACAAGACCAAACCCACCAGTCTATCATCCAAACCACCCTTCCTCACCGCCAAAATCCTCAACTTCATCACCCCACCCCGCCTCCAACTCGCCCTCATCAGCCTAACCACCTTCTCAACCCTCAACATAGCAATGTACCTCAT atacggcacccccttcctccaagaAACCTACCTCCACCACGTAACCCGCCTCGACCACCGCCACAACTTCTCCCCCTACAACACCCAACTctacctctcctcctccctccccctttcttcatcatcttccttccGCATCGAAAAACTAgccttcctcccccaactcctcctctcaacagTCTTCATCCCGCTCGTCACTGCCAAAaaatccctccccacctccatGCTCGCCCAGACGTTCGCCTTTGTCACCTTCAACAAGGTCTGCACGAGCCAGTATTTTTTGTGGTATATGGTCCTGCTCCCCCTGTACCTCCCCCAGTCGAGCTTTGTGAAGAATAAAAAGTTCGGGCTCGCGGCGCTGGTGCTGTGGGTGGTGGCGCAGGGTGCGTGGCTGCAGCAGGGGTTTGAGCTGGAGTTTTTGGGG